Below is a genomic region from Thermochromatium tepidum ATCC 43061.
GGCCTATGGCCGTCATCCGCGACTCCGTTCGCTCCTGGAACTTACCCCAGCGATCGAACTTCCGGGCCAGGCCTGGGGTTGCGGCGGGCTGGAGCTGCTTGAGGTCGCCGAACAGATCAGCGCGCAACTCACCGCGATCGACCAGACCCGATCCCGGACGCCATCCCCCTGATCAGATGCTGACTCTCGTGCTGTTACTCGCCCTGTCGCTGCTCAGTCTGGTCTCGCTCGGATTCGGCGAGGCGCCGCTCAGTATCGGCGAGGTGATCGCCGGTCTGCTCGGTACCGGACCCGAGACCCATCAGGTGATCGTGCGCGAGATCCGGCTGCCGCGCCTGGTGCTGGCCTGGCTGGTCGGCGCCGCACTCGGGGCCTCAGGTGCGGCGCTCCAGGGTCTGCTGCGCAATCCGCTCGCCGAACCGGGGCTGCTCGGGATCTCGGCGAGCGCCGGCCTGGGGGCGGTGCTGACGCTCTATTTCGGGCTCGCGCTGGTCAGTCCCTGGATGCTGCCGGCGGCGGCCATGTCCTTTGCCCTGCTGGCGACCCTGGTGCTCCAGGCACTGACGCGCGCCGGCTCAAACAATCTGACCCTGATCCTGGCCGGGGTGGCGCTGTCCTCGCTGGCCGGCGCCCTGACCGCACTGGCGCTCAATCTCGCGCCCAATCCGAGCGACGCGCAGGACATCGTGCTCTGGCTGCTCGGCTCGATCAGCGATCGCAGTTTCGACGACGTCTGGCTCTGTCTGCCCTTCGTGCTGCTGGGTCTAGCCCTATTGCTGGGGTGCGCGCCTTTGCTCGATGCACTGGCGCTCGGTGAGGCCGAGGCGAGCAGTCTCGGGGTCGATCTGGTGCATCTGCGTACCCGCATCGTCCTGGGATCGGCGCTCAGCGTCGGCGCGACCGTGGCGATCACAGGCACCATCGGGTTTGTCGGGTTGGTGGTGCCGCATCTGCTGCGTCGTTTCGTCGGCTTCCGGCCAGGACCGCTGCTGCCGGCGAGCGCGCTGGGCGGGGCCGTGCTGGTGCTCGCCGCCGATATCGCGCTGCGTCTGCCCGAGACCGGGCGCGAGCCGATGCTGGGCGTGGTCACGGCCCTGATCGGCGCCCCCTTCTTCCTGGCCCTGGTGTGGCGCTCGCGGAGGGATCTGCCGTGAGCCGGCTCGAAGGCGTCGCGGTGAGCGTGCAGCTTGGGGGACGGACGCTGCTGCATGAACTGTCGTTCCAGGTCGGGGCCGGTGAGCTGGTCGGGCTCATCGGTCCCAATGGGGCCGGCAAGAGCACGCTGATCAAGGCGATCGCCCAGGTGTTGCCCTATCGTGGGTCGATCCGGCTCGAGGGTGAGCCGCTAGAGCGGATCCCAGCGCGCGAGCGGGCGCGTCTGGTCGCCTATCTCGGGCAGGACGACCGCATCCAGTGGCCGATCGCGGTCGCCGATCTGGTCGCACTCGGACGTCATCCCTATCGCGGAAGCTGGTGGCGCGGGGCCGGACGGACGAGTGACGCGGATCGGCAGGCCATCGAGTCGGCGCTGCGCGCGACCGATGTCTGGTCACTGCGCGCGCGTGCCTCCGATACGCTCTCCGGCGGTGAACGGGCGCGGGTGCGGCTGGCGCGGGCGCTGGCGGTCGAGGCACCGCTCTTGCTCGCCGACGAGCCGGTCGCGGCGCTCGATCCGCGCCATCAGCTCGAGGTCATGGAGCTGCTGCGCGCCCAGGCGCATCAGGGTGCGAGCGTCATCGTGGTCCTGCACGATCTGACGCTGGCGAGCCGCTTTTGTGATCGCCTGCTGTTGCTGCATGAGGGGCGAACCGTGGCGGCGGGCGCGGTGGAGACTGTTTTGAGTGCGGATCATCTGCGTCTGGTTTATGGCATCGGCGCGGTCATTGGAGAACATCAAGGACAGCGTTATATCGTCCCTTGGTCATGCACACTGTAGGTTCAAGATGCGGTTCAGTCGGCTCTTGCCTTGGATAATCCTGGTGGTCTGCACTGGAGCGGGTGCGGCTTTGGCCGACTGGCGACCCGTGACGCACGAACCCTGGCCCGCGCCCGAGGCCCCCATCAGTCATCGCGAGCAGACCCTGGAGTCATCGACCGGCCGCACCCTCAGGGCCCATCTGGTGCTGTTCGACTCACGCCGCTATCGGCTCGCCGTGCTCGATCTGGGGCCGGAGCTTGCGCCGACCTCGGCCTGGCTGGAACGCCTGCGCGCCGCCGGTCTATTGGCGGCGGTCAATGGCGGATTTTTCCATGCCGACGGCCAGCCGCTTGGGCTGGTCATCGCCGAGGGCAGATCCCTCAGCCGCTTCGAGACGGTCAAGCCCCTAAGCGGCGTGCTCTATGACGATGGGCGCGGTATCCATCTGGAGCGGCGCGCGCGCTTTCAGTCGCGTCCAGGCATCGACGCCCTGATCCAGTCTGGTCCCTATCTGGTCGAACGGGGACAGGCGGTGCGCGGACTCTCGACACAGGATGTCAGCCGCCGCACCTTCATCGCGACCGACTGGCGCCGTCACTGGATTCTGGGCGCCACGCGCGATGGCCTGACGCTCGCCGAGCTGGCCGAGGCGCTGGCCACGCCCGGCGCGCTCGCCCCCTGGCCGGTGGAGCGCGCGCTCAATCTCGATGGGGGCAGCTCGACCGGGTTCCTGTTCGACCCCGGCGAGGGACGGGCGCCGATCGAGCTGCGCGCGCGCCGCCCGGTGCGCAATCTGGTCGGGGTGCGGGCGCGTTGATGGACGCGCTGTCCTGGCTGATCCCGATCGCACTGGCGGGGCTGGGTGTTAAGCTCTGGAGTCGCGTGCGGGCCATCCAGGGCTATGGTCGCGAGGGCGAACGCCAGGTCGGGGCCGCCCTAAAACGGCTGTTCCCGGCGGTCATCCATGACGTGATCCTGCCGAGTGCGCGCGGCGGTCTGACCCAGATCGACCATGTCGCCCTCACGCCCAAGGGCCTGCTGGTGGTCGAGACCAAGCACTATCGCGGCACCATCCTGGGCCGATCTGAGGATCGGCAGTGGGTGCAGCAGCGCGGACGTGCCCGCCGGACGTTCCAGAATCCCTGCCGTCAGAACTACGCCCATCTCAAGGCCGTCGAGGCGCTTGGACTCGGGGTGCCGGTCCTGGGACTGGTGGTCTTTACGGACTCGGCCTATTTTCCAGACGGTGTTCCGGACGGCGTGTCACGGCTGGCGACGCTGGAGGCGGACTTGGCGCCCTGGCGTCGCGGTCGGGTCTCACCCGAGCTGCGCCTGGCCTGGAACAGGCTTAAGCAGGCGATCCTGCAGGATACCCGGGCCAGACGGGCACACCGGCGGGGACTGCGTCGGCGCCATGGCTGGGAGCGGGGGCGGATCGCGGCCGGGATCTGTTTCATTCTGGCCGCGCTGTCGGCGGGTGGACTCTGGTCTTCGTCCCGAGACCCGCTGGGACTGGCCGCGAGCGGGTCGGCGTTCATCGAGTGGCTGACGCGCCTTCGGCCCCAAGCCCAGGTACTCGATGTTCAACGCTGAGTCCGGCGCGCCACGGCCACAGTCACGGCCTTGCCGTCCTCGCCGTGATGGATCCGTTTGGCGACCAGCAGCTCACCCCCCTCGGCGGCGAGTCGCGCCGCGGCTTCCGCCACGCTCGGTGTGCCGACCGCGCTGGCGGCGCGTACCGAGGGTGTCGGAACCACGACTCCGGCCAGTGTCTCGGACGGATAGAATCGCAGCGGCCAGCCGCGGAGCCTGGCCAGCTCCAGCAGGGCCGGTTCGTCGGTTTTGCGTTCATGGCTGGCCAGACAGCCCACCTCGACCGCACCAAGCCGGCTCAAGACCGCGTCGATGGCCTGCTCCAGGGTGGTGAGTGAAGCGCCGTGCTGACACCCGACGCCGATGGCGACCTCGATCCTCTGCAACTGACTTTCGTCCATGCCCATGTCACACCTCGATGTTCGTCACTGTCCCGCCCTGTTCGTCGCCGCCTGCGCCTCCGGTCAGGGTAAGACTACAGTGGTTGCGGCGCTCGCCCGGCATCATCGCCGTCTCGGACGGCAGGTGCGGGTGTTCAAGACCGGGCCGGATTTTCTCGACCCCATGATCCTGGCGCGCGCGAGCGGCGCCGAGGTCAGCCCACTGGATCTGTGGATGGTCGGCGAGGCGCTGTGCCGGCGCAAGCTCTATGAGGCGGCGGGCGAGGCGGACCTGATCCTGGTCGAGGGGGCCATGGGGTTGTTCGACGGTACACCTTCGGGCGCCGATCTGGCCGCGACCCTGGGGCTGCCGGTCGCGGTCCTGATCGATGCGCGCGGCATGGGTCAGACCCTGGGTGCGCTGGCGCTGGGTGTAGCGAGCTATCGGCCCACGCTGCGTCTGGCCGGGATCGCGGCCAACCAGGTCGGAAGCCCGCGCCATGCCGAGATGATCGCAGCGGGCCTGCCGGAGTCGGTGCACTATCTGGGCGCGATCCCGCGTCTGACCGAGGTCGCCTTGCCGAGCCGGCATCTGGGTCTGGTCCAGGCCGCCGAGATCGCGGATCTCGACCACAGGCTCGATGCGGCGTCCGAGCGGCTCGCCGGGCTGGCGCTCGCCGAGTTGCCCAAACCCCTGGAGTTTGCACCCCCGGAGCCCGAGCCCGAACCTCCGGGTCAGTGGCTGTCTGGATGCCGCATCGCGGTCGCGCGCGATGCGGCCTTCTCCTTCCTCTATGCCGACAATCTGCGTCTGCTCGAGGCCCTGGGGGCGAGGCTCAGTTTCTTCTCGCCGCTCGCCGACCCGGACGTCAGCGCCGATGCCATCTATCTGCCCGGTGGCTATCCTGAGCTGCATCTGGAGGCGCTCGCCGCCAACACCGGCATGAAACGCGCCCTCCACGCCCATGTCGCGTCCGGACGACCACTCTATGCCGAGTGCGGTG
It encodes:
- a CDS encoding FecCD family ABC transporter permease, producing the protein MLTLVLLLALSLLSLVSLGFGEAPLSIGEVIAGLLGTGPETHQVIVREIRLPRLVLAWLVGAALGASGAALQGLLRNPLAEPGLLGISASAGLGAVLTLYFGLALVSPWMLPAAAMSFALLATLVLQALTRAGSNNLTLILAGVALSSLAGALTALALNLAPNPSDAQDIVLWLLGSISDRSFDDVWLCLPFVLLGLALLLGCAPLLDALALGEAEASSLGVDLVHLRTRIVLGSALSVGATVAITGTIGFVGLVVPHLLRRFVGFRPGPLLPASALGGAVLVLAADIALRLPETGREPMLGVVTALIGAPFFLALVWRSRRDLP
- a CDS encoding cobalamin biosynthesis protein, translating into MDESQLQRIEVAIGVGCQHGASLTTLEQAIDAVLSRLGAVEVGCLASHERKTDEPALLELARLRGWPLRFYPSETLAGVVVPTPSVRAASAVGTPSVAEAAARLAAEGGELLVAKRIHHGEDGKAVTVAVARRTQR
- a CDS encoding phosphodiester glycosidase family protein; this encodes MADWRPVTHEPWPAPEAPISHREQTLESSTGRTLRAHLVLFDSRRYRLAVLDLGPELAPTSAWLERLRAAGLLAAVNGGFFHADGQPLGLVIAEGRSLSRFETVKPLSGVLYDDGRGIHLERRARFQSRPGIDALIQSGPYLVERGQAVRGLSTQDVSRRTFIATDWRRHWILGATRDGLTLAELAEALATPGALAPWPVERALNLDGGSSTGFLFDPGEGRAPIELRARRPVRNLVGVRAR
- a CDS encoding ABC transporter ATP-binding protein codes for the protein MSRLEGVAVSVQLGGRTLLHELSFQVGAGELVGLIGPNGAGKSTLIKAIAQVLPYRGSIRLEGEPLERIPARERARLVAYLGQDDRIQWPIAVADLVALGRHPYRGSWWRGAGRTSDADRQAIESALRATDVWSLRARASDTLSGGERARVRLARALAVEAPLLLADEPVAALDPRHQLEVMELLRAQAHQGASVIVVLHDLTLASRFCDRLLLLHEGRTVAAGAVETVLSADHLRLVYGIGAVIGEHQGQRYIVPWSCTL
- a CDS encoding cobyrinate a,c-diamide synthase: MSHLDVRHCPALFVAACASGQGKTTVVAALARHHRRLGRQVRVFKTGPDFLDPMILARASGAEVSPLDLWMVGEALCRRKLYEAAGEADLILVEGAMGLFDGTPSGADLAATLGLPVAVLIDARGMGQTLGALALGVASYRPTLRLAGIAANQVGSPRHAEMIAAGLPESVHYLGAIPRLTEVALPSRHLGLVQAAEIADLDHRLDAASERLAGLALAELPKPLEFAPPEPEPEPPGQWLSGCRIAVARDAAFSFLYADNLRLLEALGARLSFFSPLADPDVSADAIYLPGGYPELHLEALAANTGMKRALHAHVASGRPLYAECGGMLYLVEQLTDHSGQTADLVGLLPGRARMQSHLAGLGMQSLDTPFGRLRGHSFHHSTLETPLAPVAFSQRQRDGRPGEPVYRLGSLQASYLHLYFPSAPRAAAALFSA
- a CDS encoding nuclease-related domain-containing protein translates to MDALSWLIPIALAGLGVKLWSRVRAIQGYGREGERQVGAALKRLFPAVIHDVILPSARGGLTQIDHVALTPKGLLVVETKHYRGTILGRSEDRQWVQQRGRARRTFQNPCRQNYAHLKAVEALGLGVPVLGLVVFTDSAYFPDGVPDGVSRLATLEADLAPWRRGRVSPELRLAWNRLKQAILQDTRARRAHRRGLRRRHGWERGRIAAGICFILAALSAGGLWSSSRDPLGLAASGSAFIEWLTRLRPQAQVLDVQR